One window of Methanothermobacter tenebrarum genomic DNA carries:
- a CDS encoding NAD(P)H-hydrate dehydratase translates to MKPIDMMVTDLNAEYLGIPRLSLMENAGKAVAQEINKLIDSGSVTIFAGTGGNGGDGFVAARHLLNMGFKVEVILLAHPSRVRSEEAKKNWEVLEKMKFSPAPLELRIIRDSSQLKPPNTSVIVDAILGTGIKGRLREPIRSAIKLINKSKALKVAVDIPSGVEPETGEVADVAVEADYTVTFHRMKDGLKMADPTLTGEIIVSDIGIPPMCEIFTGPGDLLRLPKRKSSTHKGENGRILIIGGSAQYSGAPALAGLAALKSGADLVTIACPESAMIPIKSYSLDLIVKGFPGDHINTKMLKGMLKMVERVDCILIGCGGGLEPETGDAFDLLVQEIMKMGKPIVIDADGLKLIKKDTIKDYHNIILTPHEGEFKKFFSLKSPIIIKDFKEKVTAYHSIANNIKGLVLLKGPVDMIFQGEKVRLNTTGTPGMTVGGTGDCLAGITASLWAQGLSTMDAAALAAFINGRAGELAEEEYGYGFTASEMIDFIPRAMSIPSTTSGIT, encoded by the coding sequence ATGAAACCCATTGACATGATGGTCACGGATTTAAATGCAGAATATCTTGGGATTCCCAGACTTTCACTAATGGAGAATGCTGGGAAGGCAGTTGCCCAGGAGATAAACAAGCTAATAGACAGTGGGAGCGTAACAATCTTCGCAGGTACTGGGGGTAATGGGGGTGACGGTTTCGTGGCTGCACGACACCTCCTAAACATGGGCTTCAAAGTAGAGGTTATATTATTAGCCCACCCCTCAAGGGTAAGATCAGAAGAGGCTAAAAAAAACTGGGAAGTCCTAGAGAAGATGAAATTCTCCCCAGCCCCATTAGAACTCAGGATAATCAGGGACTCATCCCAACTCAAACCACCAAATACGAGTGTGATAGTTGACGCCATCCTAGGTACAGGCATAAAGGGGAGGCTAAGAGAACCTATAAGATCAGCCATAAAACTCATAAACAAATCCAAGGCACTTAAAGTAGCGGTAGACATACCAAGTGGCGTTGAACCCGAAACAGGTGAAGTAGCGGATGTTGCAGTTGAAGCAGATTATACAGTGACATTCCATAGGATGAAAGATGGCCTAAAGATGGCGGATCCCACACTTACAGGGGAGATAATAGTATCTGATATAGGGATACCACCCATGTGCGAAATATTCACAGGACCAGGAGACCTTCTAAGATTACCCAAGAGGAAAAGCTCAACCCATAAAGGAGAAAATGGTAGAATACTAATAATAGGTGGGAGTGCTCAATATTCAGGGGCCCCTGCACTTGCAGGTTTAGCCGCCCTCAAATCTGGTGCAGATCTTGTGACAATAGCATGCCCCGAATCTGCCATGATACCCATCAAATCATATTCACTAGACCTCATCGTCAAGGGATTCCCAGGAGATCACATCAACACCAAAATGCTAAAAGGGATGCTTAAAATGGTAGAAAGGGTTGATTGCATCCTAATAGGCTGTGGTGGGGGTCTAGAACCCGAGACAGGGGACGCGTTCGACCTACTGGTCCAAGAAATCATGAAAATGGGAAAACCCATTGTCATAGACGCTGACGGATTAAAACTAATAAAAAAGGACACCATCAAAGATTACCATAATATTATCTTAACACCACATGAGGGAGAATTCAAAAAATTCTTCTCACTAAAGTCTCCAATCATCATCAAAGACTTTAAAGAGAAGGTTACAGCCTATCATTCAATAGCGAACAATATAAAGGGTCTTGTATTATTAAAGGGACCAGTTGACATGATATTCCAAGGCGAAAAAGTGCGATTAAACACCACAGGAACCCCTGGGATGACAGTAGGAGGAACCGGCGATTGTCTTGCGGGTATCACAGCATCATTATGGGCCCAAGGATTATCAACAATGGATGCAGCTGCACTGGCGGCCTTCATAAATGGTAGGGCAGGGGAACTGGCCGAAGAAGAGTATGGTTATGGTTTCACAGCCTCTGAGATGATCGACTTCATCCCAAGGGCCATGTCTATTCCCTCAACAACTTCTGGTATAACCTAG
- a CDS encoding Na+/H+ antiporter subunit E — MGVKTMSIARIGYGIAYFIILIYNILKSALNVAKMVLTGDIRPVVVEIETILERPISQTILANSITLTPGTLSIDLNPEKRLLKVATIIPKEKEEIIPFEPYIKKMLE, encoded by the coding sequence ATGGGAGTAAAGACAATGTCCATAGCAAGAATCGGTTATGGAATCGCCTACTTTATCATATTAATATACAATATCCTTAAATCAGCCCTAAACGTGGCTAAAATGGTCTTAACAGGGGACATAAGACCAGTGGTGGTTGAAATCGAAACGATACTAGAACGTCCAATATCACAAACCATACTCGCGAACAGCATAACCCTGACACCCGGAACCCTCTCAATAGACCTCAACCCAGAAAAAAGACTATTAAAAGTCGCCACGATAATACCCAAAGAAAAAGAGGAAATAATACCATTCGAACCCTACATCAAAAAGATGCTCGAATAG
- a CDS encoding cation:proton antiporter (subunit G of antiporter complex involved in resistance to high concentrations of Na+, K+, Li+ and/or alkali), producing the protein MDPIIIIRSAILLISSILLLMSAMGILRFKDDVPRVLYARIHILGVADLACIIALLTLYEPLLAATYFILAPFAAHAIANAYYYGEEDHD; encoded by the coding sequence TTGGATCCTATCATAATAATAAGATCAGCCATTCTACTAATCTCATCAATACTATTACTGATGAGTGCAATGGGGATTCTAAGGTTTAAGGATGATGTCCCCAGAGTCCTATATGCGAGGATACACATCCTCGGCGTAGCAGATCTCGCATGTATCATCGCCCTTTTAACATTATATGAGCCGCTTCTCGCAGCCACATACTTTATACTAGCACCATTCGCAGCCCATGCAATCGCAAACGCATACTATTATGGGGAGGAGGACCATGATTGA
- a CDS encoding metal-dependent hydrolase: MSSYKKHVIFALVFSLPFFFQNIFALALSVLGSSIPDFDHPIKGRRVSLIFLIGLLTLIIFYLLGLPYLIGILLMVLAMIFYLSSHRGFSHSILCIFILSILLTLLVISSYFFFRAFGVDERESLALILVFSGLIFVDRKILIPFTFLGVLGVLFTPFLGLNLYNIMGPFLMGFISHVILDLYTPSGVKFLRPFSTRTFKKGLGGFLIIIWIICASYNIIHLI; encoded by the coding sequence ATGTCCTCCTATAAAAAGCATGTGATATTTGCCCTAGTTTTTAGTTTACCATTCTTTTTCCAGAACATATTTGCCCTTGCACTTAGCGTTTTAGGCTCTTCAATTCCAGATTTTGACCATCCGATTAAGGGTAGGAGGGTTTCTCTCATATTCCTTATTGGACTTTTAACATTGATAATCTTTTATTTGCTTGGCTTGCCATATCTTATTGGGATTCTTTTGATGGTTTTGGCGATGATATTTTATCTCTCGAGTCATAGGGGTTTTAGCCATTCAATACTTTGCATTTTTATCCTGTCAATTCTCCTGACACTCCTTGTTATAAGTTCTTATTTCTTTTTCAGGGCTTTTGGTGTTGATGAAAGGGAATCCCTCGCCCTGATATTGGTCTTCTCAGGGTTAATATTCGTTGATAGGAAAATTTTAATCCCATTCACGTTTCTGGGCGTCTTAGGCGTCCTGTTCACACCATTCCTTGGTTTGAACCTCTATAATATTATGGGGCCATTTTTGATGGGTTTTATAAGTCATGTGATCTTGGATTTATACACGCCTAGTGGGGTTAAATTTCTGAGACCATTTTCAACCAGAACATTTAAAAAGGGCCTTGGAGGTTTCCTGATAATAATATGGATCATATGCGCCTCATATAACATTATACACTTGATTTGA
- a CDS encoding cation:proton antiporter subunit C: MIPVQLASFFTAASLILIGIIGVFFIDNLVKKVIALSFISDGVNLFLVTLGYKPGGIVYIYVPGMSSSWFAQNASYPLPFALVLTSIVIGASTLAVMLAIIIILYHRHGSLSSKILED; the protein is encoded by the coding sequence ATGATCCCAGTACAATTAGCATCATTCTTCACGGCAGCGAGCCTAATCCTAATCGGGATCATAGGCGTCTTCTTCATCGACAACCTCGTAAAAAAGGTGATAGCACTCTCATTTATAAGTGACGGTGTTAACCTTTTCCTGGTGACGCTAGGCTACAAGCCTGGTGGCATAGTATATATTTACGTGCCAGGAATGTCAAGTTCATGGTTCGCACAGAACGCATCATATCCCCTACCATTCGCCCTCGTACTTACAAGTATAGTTATCGGTGCAAGCACCCTCGCAGTCATGCTAGCCATAATAATCATACTATACCATAGACATGGTAGCCTTTCATCAAAGATACTTGAAGACTAA
- a CDS encoding monovalent cation/H+ antiporter complex subunit F — MDLLLISEYIFLASLAIFIIAAVRIATRKTIAMGLVGVSALSIAVATILILINKIHGIGFCRDIAYALVLLGPVGTIAFAKVLKG; from the coding sequence TTGGATCTACTGTTAATATCAGAGTATATATTCCTCGCATCCCTCGCAATATTCATCATCGCAGCAGTCAGAATCGCCACAAGGAAAACAATAGCAATGGGCCTTGTAGGAGTCTCAGCATTAAGTATCGCAGTGGCAACAATACTCATCCTCATAAACAAAATCCATGGTATAGGATTCTGCCGAGACATCGCCTATGCCCTCGTACTACTCGGACCAGTAGGCACAATAGCATTTGCAAAGGTCCTGAAGGGGTGA
- a CDS encoding DUF4040 domain-containing protein, with protein sequence MIEYLIMIIILLGAILALIQRDLLKAAILTGIPGASMAFLYQFLLAPDVALTQAIVGSAIIPVFFALAVYKTRRMEE encoded by the coding sequence ATGATTGAATATCTGATAATGATCATAATATTGTTAGGAGCCATACTGGCACTAATCCAAAGGGACCTTCTAAAGGCGGCCATATTAACAGGTATCCCAGGAGCATCCATGGCATTCCTTTACCAGTTCCTGCTAGCCCCAGATGTTGCCCTTACACAGGCAATCGTGGGATCCGCGATAATACCAGTATTCTTCGCACTCGCGGTCTATAAGACTAGGAGGATGGAAGAATGA
- a CDS encoding argininosuccinate synthase, which translates to MDKVVLAFSGGLDTSVCIKLLEEKYNMEVITACVDVGQPREEIRRPAQVAKKLGNYKHYTIDAREEFAKDYILKAIKANASYEGYPLSTALARPLIAAKIVEVAKEEGASAIAHGCTGKGNDQFRFEAIIRSMSNCDVIAPIRDLNLTRSEEIEYAKSCGIPLPPKKQYSIDENLWGRAIEGDILEDPMVEPPEDAFSWTRPPDETPEDPKTIQIGFKEGVPHEINGEEIEPVELIREANIIAGRYGIGRVDIIEDRIIGMKSREVYETPAALLLIEAHKALEQLTLTRNELRFADMISGIYSELIYNGLWHEPLREDLDKAIDHMQRRVTGTVNVKLHKGNMRIVGRESPYSLYSEKIVSFEDKSFDQREMKGMVKNYGLQARLYQKLLRE; encoded by the coding sequence ATGGATAAAGTTGTCCTTGCATTTAGTGGAGGCCTCGACACATCAGTATGTATCAAGTTACTCGAAGAAAAATATAACATGGAAGTTATCACAGCATGCGTGGATGTTGGACAACCACGTGAAGAAATCAGAAGACCGGCCCAGGTCGCGAAAAAACTTGGCAACTATAAACATTACACGATAGATGCCAGGGAAGAATTTGCAAAGGATTACATCCTCAAGGCCATAAAGGCCAACGCATCATATGAAGGCTACCCATTAAGCACGGCCCTTGCAAGGCCACTCATAGCCGCTAAGATAGTTGAGGTTGCCAAGGAGGAGGGAGCATCCGCGATAGCCCATGGTTGCACTGGTAAGGGGAATGACCAGTTCAGATTCGAAGCCATTATAAGGTCGATGAGCAACTGTGATGTTATAGCACCCATAAGGGATCTTAACCTTACAAGGTCTGAGGAAATAGAGTATGCAAAATCTTGTGGAATACCATTACCACCAAAGAAACAGTATAGTATAGATGAAAATCTATGGGGGAGAGCCATCGAAGGCGACATCCTAGAAGATCCTATGGTAGAACCCCCAGAGGATGCCTTCAGTTGGACAAGACCGCCAGATGAAACCCCAGAGGATCCCAAGACGATCCAGATAGGATTTAAGGAAGGAGTCCCCCACGAGATTAACGGGGAGGAAATAGAACCTGTCGAACTTATAAGAGAAGCTAATATTATCGCAGGAAGATATGGGATCGGCAGGGTGGATATAATAGAGGATCGTATTATTGGGATGAAAAGCCGTGAAGTTTATGAGACACCAGCCGCCCTACTCTTAATAGAGGCTCACAAGGCCCTCGAACAGTTAACATTAACTAGGAATGAGCTTAGATTCGCTGATATGATAAGTGGCATTTATTCAGAGCTTATATATAATGGTTTGTGGCATGAACCCTTGAGGGAGGATCTTGACAAGGCTATTGACCATATGCAACGTCGCGTTACCGGCACAGTTAATGTGAAATTACATAAGGGTAATATGAGGATCGTTGGGAGGGAATCACCTTACAGCTTGTATAGTGAAAAGATTGTCTCATTCGAAGATAAAAGTTTTGATCAGCGGGAAATGAAGGGTATGGTTAAAAATTATGGGTTACAGGCTAGGTTATACCAGAAGTTGTTGAGGGAATAG